One genomic region from Sylvia atricapilla isolate bSylAtr1 chromosome 16, bSylAtr1.pri, whole genome shotgun sequence encodes:
- the TTI1 gene encoding TELO2-interacting protein 1 homolog isoform X1: MAVFDTPQAAFGALRPACVQLTRVQTVENVRQLQAHLAGVSGAALQELQEYVLFPLRFALRVPGPKQERLVQSLVQCISSVLAATCVKKQELLQELFSELCTCLAPPPSSGKAAPLSEELKLAVIQALHTLMHSAYGDVILSLYQPSTLPLLGFAVSLLLTLAEQEKAKQIKISALECLQVLVLQCDCQEHWHLDEDEAQQCGDLFASFLPGISITLSRVIAGDIKQGHKTTVSAIRLFYLIVGLVMSDKQLARIPKNKEKLPVEHSRISELMIHRGPDWTKSTAEKLSLLLHKVVESSSVHPHWKVRLELVELVHHLLSNCSQSLVDSFSHLLKALVGLVNDENSEVQSRCNKVLQGIAEQRIVAQNRALADVLSENLHSLATALPRLMNSQDDMGKVSTLSLLLGYLKLLGSKINIVLNSVSHLQRLSKALVQVLELDVTDVKIVEARRSGPPCPLQQGVQKGRYQKKYFRFFTEEKVFQLLQQVCRVLGYYGNLYLLVDHFMGLYNESGLYRKQAAMILNELVTGAAGVGVDFLQEREVPLNMNDLKGSITSILDEYMDQANWYLVTSIDTEESSPEQSVQQGLAVRAGGSSSSVLLLSPEPPATTRTMNSNIWQICIQLEGVGCFAAVLGKEFQLLLLSALYPVLEKAGDRTLLISETALGTLADICEACGYNSVQCLINENSDYLVNGISLNLRHLEYQPRASQVLDTMLRHSDASLLPLVEDVIQDVLSALDQSYNSQASTFLRVLHSVMTALVQWFGMSSTEEHRQRQADKGQSRPRSWGQQEVTITSQELERFFLDYVSQKQIAEGDLPDLEEEEADEVPLAKPEPNSDTEGEAPMPIHAQLAKDVMERCIHLLSDGSLRVRLKVLDVLELCVTVLHPHGNHLLPMAHRVWPALVTRLISDDPLAVLRAFKVLCTLAQTCGDFLRQRVSKDVLPKLTSSLLSQAPVSARAGPVYSHTLAFKLQLAVLQGLGSLCERLDMGESDLNKVADACLNYLSAKQPVKLQEAAQSVFLHLMHVDPDSTWLLLSEVCCPEGYEPPHASLHPVKLGGMGRPRNELTDNVLLLLQRLQQQEGTGPGTSTQEASPS, from the exons ATGGCCGTGTTCGACACCCCGCAGGCGGCGTTCGGGGCGCTGCGCCCCGCCTGCGTGCAGCTGACGCGGGTGCAGACGGTGGAGAACGTGCGGCAGCTGCAGGCGCACCTGGCCGGGGTGAGCGGCGcggccctgcaggagctgcaggagtaCGTGCTGTTCCCGCTGCGCTTCGCCCTGCGGGTGCCGGGGCCCAAGCAGGAGCGGCTGGTGCAGAGCCTGGTGCAGTGCATCTCCTCCGTGCTTGCGGCGACGTGCGTgaagaagcaggagctgctgcaggagctcttcTCTGAGCTCTGTACTTGCCTCGCTCCCCCGCCCAGCTCGGGCAAAGCCGCCCCGCTGTCCGAGGAGCTGAAGCTGGCTGTGATCCAGGCACTCCACACTCTGATGCATTCGGCTTATGGGGATGTTATCTTGTCTCTGTACCAGCCTTCCACCCTTCCGCTCTTAGGATTTGCTGTGTCTTTGCTTCTGACACTTGCGgagcaagaaaaagcaaagcaaatcaaGATCTCTGCTTTGGAGTGCTTGCAGGTCCTGGTTCTGCAGTGTGACTGCCAGGAGCACTGGCACCTGGATGAAGATGAGGCACAGCAATGTGGggatttgtttgcttcttttctgcCCGGGATTTCTATTACGCTGTCTCGAGTTATTGCTGGAGACATCAAACAAGGTCACAAAACCACCGTTTCTGCCATCAGACTCTTTTATCTGATTGTTGGTCTGGTCATGTCTGACAAACAGCTAGCCAGAATCCCAAAGAATAAGGAAAAGCTGCCAGTGGAACACAGCAGAATATCCGAGCTAATGATCCACAGAGGACCTGACTGGACTAAAAGTACTGCTGAAAAACTGTCTCTTCTCTTGCACAAAGTGGTTGAATCTTCTTCAGTTCACCCGCACTGGAAAGTGAGACtggagctggtggagctggTCCACCACTTACTGAGCAACTGCAGTCAGTCACTGGTGGACTCATTCAGTCACCTCTTAAAGGCCTTGGTTGGGCTGGTTAATGATGAAAACAGCGAAGTTCAGAGCAGGTGTAACAAAGTTCTGCAAGGGATTGCAGAGCAGAGGATTGTGGCACAGAACAGGGCTCTTGCTGATGTCCTCTCTGAGAACCTCCATTCCCTTGCCACAGCTCTTCCCCGCCTGATGAACTCTCAGGATGACATGGGCAAGGTTTCCACGCTGAGCTTATTGCTTGGCTACCTGAAGCTGCTGGGCTCCAAGATTAACATTGTCCTCAACTCTGTGTCCCACCTGCAGCGCCTGTCCAAGGCGCTGGTGCAGGTTCTGGAGCTGGATGTGACAGATGTGAAGATAGTGGAGGCCAGGCGCTCTGGGCCTCCATGTCCCTTGCAGCAGGGTGTGCAGAAGGGCAGGTACCAGAAGAAATACTTCCGCTTCTTCACAGAGGAGAAggttttccagctccttcagcaaGTGTGTCGTGTTCTTGGCTATTATGGGAACCTCTACTTGCTTGTGGATCACTTCATGGGGCTGTACAACGAGTCTGGCCTGTACAGAAAGCAGGCAGCCATGATCCTCAACGAGCTGGTCACAGGAGCTGCCGGAGTGGGAGTGGATTtcctgcaggagagggaagTTCCCCTGAACATGAATGATCTCAAAGGATCCATAACGTCCATTCTGGATGAGTACATGGACCAGGCAAACTGGTACTTGGTCACTAGCATTGACACAGAGgaaagcagccctgagcagtCAGTGCAGCAGGGACTTGCTGTCCGTGCAGGAGGGTCATCCAGCAGCGTTCTGCTTCTGTCCCCGGAGCCCCCAGCCACAACCCGCACCATGAACAGCAACATCTGGCAGATCTGCATCCAGCTGGAGGGCGTTGGCTGCTTTGCTGCAGTCCTTGGGAAGgagttccagctgctgctgctgtcagctctcTACCCTGTGCTGGAAAAGGCTGGTGACAGGACTCTGCTCATCAGTGAgacagcactggggacactggcagACATATGTGAGGCCTGTGGTTACAACTCGGTGCAGTGTTTGATTAATGAGAATTCTGACTATCTGGTGAACGGGATTTCCCTGAATTTGCGCCATCTGGAATATCAGCCACGTGCATCCCAGGTCCTGGACACGATGCTGAGGCATTCGGATGCCAGCTTGCTGCCACTGGTAGAAGATGTAATCCAAGATGTCCTGTCTGCACTAGATCAGTCTTACAATAGCCAGGCTTCCACCTTCCTCAGGGTCCTCCACTCAGTCATGACTGCTCTAG TGCAGTGGTTTGGAATGTCCAGCACTGAGGAACACCGGCAAAGGCAGGCTGACAAGGGGCAGAGCAGGCCTCGGTCCTGGGGCCAGCAGGAGGTGACAATAACAAGTCAAGAACTGGAACGATTCTTCCTTGACTATGTCAGCCAGAAGCAGATTGCAGAGGGTGATCTTCCTgacctggaggaggaggaggcag ATGAGGTTCCCCTTGCTAAGCCAGAGCCCAACTCTGACACGGAAGGAGAAGCTCCAATGCCAATCCACGCTCAGCTGGCCAAGGATGTGATGGAGAGGTGCATCCACTTGCTGTCTGACGGGAGCCTCCGAGTGCGGCTGAAG gtCCTGGACgtgctggagctctgtgtaACCGTGCTGCATCCTCATGGAAACCATCTGCTTCCCATGGCTCACCGTGTCTGGCCAGCTCTCGTCACCCGGCTGATTAGCGACGACCCTCTGGCAGTGCTCAGAGCCTTCAAG GTGCTGTGTACCCTGGCTCAGACGTGTGGGGACTTCCTGAGGCAGAGGGTCTCCAAAGATGTCCTGCCCAAGCTGACCAGTTCCCTCCTCAGCCAGGCCCCAGTGAGTGCCAGAGCTGGGCCTGTGTACAGCCACACGCTGGCCTTCAAGctgcagctggctgtgctgcagggcctGGGCTCTCTCTGCGAGAGGCTGGACATGG GCGAGAGTGACCTGAATAAAGTGGCAGATGCCTGCCTGAATTACCTCAGCGCCAAGCAACCTGTGAAACTGCAAGAAGCTGCCCAGAG
- the TTI1 gene encoding TELO2-interacting protein 1 homolog isoform X2, translated as MAVFDTPQAAFGALRPACVQLTRVQTVENVRQLQAHLAGVSGAALQELQEYVLFPLRFALRVPGPKQERLVQSLVQCISSVLAATCVKKQELLQELFSELCTCLAPPPSSGKAAPLSEELKLAVIQALHTLMHSAYGDVILSLYQPSTLPLLGFAVSLLLTLAEQEKAKQIKISALECLQVLVLQCDCQEHWHLDEDEAQQCGDLFASFLPGISITLSRVIAGDIKQGHKTTVSAIRLFYLIVGLVMSDKQLARIPKNKEKLPVEHSRISELMIHRGPDWTKSTAEKLSLLLHKVVESSSVHPHWKVRLELVELVHHLLSNCSQSLVDSFSHLLKALVGLVNDENSEVQSRCNKVLQGIAEQRIVAQNRALADVLSENLHSLATALPRLMNSQDDMGKVSTLSLLLGYLKLLGSKINIVLNSVSHLQRLSKALVQVLELDVTDVKIVEARRSGPPCPLQQGVQKGRYQKKYFRFFTEEKVFQLLQQVCRVLGYYGNLYLLVDHFMGLYNESGLYRKQAAMILNELVTGAAGVGVDFLQEREVPLNMNDLKGSITSILDEYMDQANWYLVTSIDTEESSPEQSVQQGLAVRAGGSSSSVLLLSPEPPATTRTMNSNIWQICIQLEGVGCFAAVLGKEFQLLLLSALYPVLEKAGDRTLLISETALGTLADICEACGYNSVQCLINENSDYLVNGISLNLRHLEYQPRASQVLDTMLRHSDASLLPLVEDVIQDVLSALDQSYNSQASTFLRVLHSVMTALVQWFGMSSTEEHRQRQADKGQSRPRSWGQQEVTITSQELERFFLDYVSQKQIAEGDLPDLEEEEADEVPLAKPEPNSDTEGEAPMPIHAQLAKDVMERCIHLLSDGSLRVRLKVLDVLELCVTVLHPHGNHLLPMAHRVWPALVTRLISDDPLAVLRAFKVLCTLAQTCGDFLRQRVSKDVLPKLTSSLLSQAPVSARAGPVYSHTLAFKLQLAVLQGLGSLCERLDMVFSCT; from the exons ATGGCCGTGTTCGACACCCCGCAGGCGGCGTTCGGGGCGCTGCGCCCCGCCTGCGTGCAGCTGACGCGGGTGCAGACGGTGGAGAACGTGCGGCAGCTGCAGGCGCACCTGGCCGGGGTGAGCGGCGcggccctgcaggagctgcaggagtaCGTGCTGTTCCCGCTGCGCTTCGCCCTGCGGGTGCCGGGGCCCAAGCAGGAGCGGCTGGTGCAGAGCCTGGTGCAGTGCATCTCCTCCGTGCTTGCGGCGACGTGCGTgaagaagcaggagctgctgcaggagctcttcTCTGAGCTCTGTACTTGCCTCGCTCCCCCGCCCAGCTCGGGCAAAGCCGCCCCGCTGTCCGAGGAGCTGAAGCTGGCTGTGATCCAGGCACTCCACACTCTGATGCATTCGGCTTATGGGGATGTTATCTTGTCTCTGTACCAGCCTTCCACCCTTCCGCTCTTAGGATTTGCTGTGTCTTTGCTTCTGACACTTGCGgagcaagaaaaagcaaagcaaatcaaGATCTCTGCTTTGGAGTGCTTGCAGGTCCTGGTTCTGCAGTGTGACTGCCAGGAGCACTGGCACCTGGATGAAGATGAGGCACAGCAATGTGGggatttgtttgcttcttttctgcCCGGGATTTCTATTACGCTGTCTCGAGTTATTGCTGGAGACATCAAACAAGGTCACAAAACCACCGTTTCTGCCATCAGACTCTTTTATCTGATTGTTGGTCTGGTCATGTCTGACAAACAGCTAGCCAGAATCCCAAAGAATAAGGAAAAGCTGCCAGTGGAACACAGCAGAATATCCGAGCTAATGATCCACAGAGGACCTGACTGGACTAAAAGTACTGCTGAAAAACTGTCTCTTCTCTTGCACAAAGTGGTTGAATCTTCTTCAGTTCACCCGCACTGGAAAGTGAGACtggagctggtggagctggTCCACCACTTACTGAGCAACTGCAGTCAGTCACTGGTGGACTCATTCAGTCACCTCTTAAAGGCCTTGGTTGGGCTGGTTAATGATGAAAACAGCGAAGTTCAGAGCAGGTGTAACAAAGTTCTGCAAGGGATTGCAGAGCAGAGGATTGTGGCACAGAACAGGGCTCTTGCTGATGTCCTCTCTGAGAACCTCCATTCCCTTGCCACAGCTCTTCCCCGCCTGATGAACTCTCAGGATGACATGGGCAAGGTTTCCACGCTGAGCTTATTGCTTGGCTACCTGAAGCTGCTGGGCTCCAAGATTAACATTGTCCTCAACTCTGTGTCCCACCTGCAGCGCCTGTCCAAGGCGCTGGTGCAGGTTCTGGAGCTGGATGTGACAGATGTGAAGATAGTGGAGGCCAGGCGCTCTGGGCCTCCATGTCCCTTGCAGCAGGGTGTGCAGAAGGGCAGGTACCAGAAGAAATACTTCCGCTTCTTCACAGAGGAGAAggttttccagctccttcagcaaGTGTGTCGTGTTCTTGGCTATTATGGGAACCTCTACTTGCTTGTGGATCACTTCATGGGGCTGTACAACGAGTCTGGCCTGTACAGAAAGCAGGCAGCCATGATCCTCAACGAGCTGGTCACAGGAGCTGCCGGAGTGGGAGTGGATTtcctgcaggagagggaagTTCCCCTGAACATGAATGATCTCAAAGGATCCATAACGTCCATTCTGGATGAGTACATGGACCAGGCAAACTGGTACTTGGTCACTAGCATTGACACAGAGgaaagcagccctgagcagtCAGTGCAGCAGGGACTTGCTGTCCGTGCAGGAGGGTCATCCAGCAGCGTTCTGCTTCTGTCCCCGGAGCCCCCAGCCACAACCCGCACCATGAACAGCAACATCTGGCAGATCTGCATCCAGCTGGAGGGCGTTGGCTGCTTTGCTGCAGTCCTTGGGAAGgagttccagctgctgctgctgtcagctctcTACCCTGTGCTGGAAAAGGCTGGTGACAGGACTCTGCTCATCAGTGAgacagcactggggacactggcagACATATGTGAGGCCTGTGGTTACAACTCGGTGCAGTGTTTGATTAATGAGAATTCTGACTATCTGGTGAACGGGATTTCCCTGAATTTGCGCCATCTGGAATATCAGCCACGTGCATCCCAGGTCCTGGACACGATGCTGAGGCATTCGGATGCCAGCTTGCTGCCACTGGTAGAAGATGTAATCCAAGATGTCCTGTCTGCACTAGATCAGTCTTACAATAGCCAGGCTTCCACCTTCCTCAGGGTCCTCCACTCAGTCATGACTGCTCTAG TGCAGTGGTTTGGAATGTCCAGCACTGAGGAACACCGGCAAAGGCAGGCTGACAAGGGGCAGAGCAGGCCTCGGTCCTGGGGCCAGCAGGAGGTGACAATAACAAGTCAAGAACTGGAACGATTCTTCCTTGACTATGTCAGCCAGAAGCAGATTGCAGAGGGTGATCTTCCTgacctggaggaggaggaggcag ATGAGGTTCCCCTTGCTAAGCCAGAGCCCAACTCTGACACGGAAGGAGAAGCTCCAATGCCAATCCACGCTCAGCTGGCCAAGGATGTGATGGAGAGGTGCATCCACTTGCTGTCTGACGGGAGCCTCCGAGTGCGGCTGAAG gtCCTGGACgtgctggagctctgtgtaACCGTGCTGCATCCTCATGGAAACCATCTGCTTCCCATGGCTCACCGTGTCTGGCCAGCTCTCGTCACCCGGCTGATTAGCGACGACCCTCTGGCAGTGCTCAGAGCCTTCAAG GTGCTGTGTACCCTGGCTCAGACGTGTGGGGACTTCCTGAGGCAGAGGGTCTCCAAAGATGTCCTGCCCAAGCTGACCAGTTCCCTCCTCAGCCAGGCCCCAGTGAGTGCCAGAGCTGGGCCTGTGTACAGCCACACGCTGGCCTTCAAGctgcagctggctgtgctgcagggcctGGGCTCTCTCTGCGAGAGGCTGGACATGG
- the RPRD1B gene encoding regulation of nuclear pre-mRNA domain-containing protein 1B isoform X1, with amino-acid sequence MVAHALRPPAARPGSLRRSVRCRPSARGGVRARAAILWWRPRRVVVGEAAPRPPRGRSSPGLMSSFSESALEKKLSELSNSQQSVQTLSLWLIHHRKHAGPIVAVWHRELRKAKSSRKLTFLYLANDVIQNSKRKGPEFTREFESVLVDAFSHVAREADEGCKKPLERLLNIWQERSVYGSEFIQQLKLSMEDSNSPQTKVAEEKKSLKRTFQQIQEEEDDDYPGSYSPQDPSAGPLLTEDLIKALQDLENAASGDATVRQKIASLPQEVQDVSLLEKITDKEAAERLSKTVDEACLLLAEYNGRLAAELEDRRQLARMLIEYTQNQKDVLTEKEKKLEEYKQKLARVTQVRKELKSHIQSLPDLSLLPNVTGGLAPLPSAGDLFSTD; translated from the exons ATGGTTGCGCATGCGCTGAGGCCGCCCGCCGCGCGGCCCGGCTCCCTCCGGCGCTCCGTACGATGCCGCCCCTCGGCCCGCGGCGGGGTCAGGGCGCGGGCGGCCATCTTGTGGTGGCGGCCCCGGCGGGTTGTTGTCGGTGAGGCCGCGCCGCGCCCCCCCCGCGGGCGGAGCAGCCCCGGCCTCATGTCCTCCTTCTCGGAGTCGGCGCTGGAGAAGAAGCTGTCGGAGCTCAGCAACTCCCAGCAGAGCGTGCAGACGCTCTCGCTGTGGCTCATCCACCACCGCAAGCACGCTGGGCCCATCGTCGCCGTGTGGCACCGGGAGCTCCGCAAAG caAAATCGAGTAGGAAACTTACTTTCCTGTATTTAGCAAACGATGTCATCCAGAACAGTAAGAGGAAAGGTCCTGAATTTACCAGGGAATTTGAATCTGTTCTCGTGGATGCATTTTCTCACGTTGCCAG AGAAGCAGATGAGGGCTGCAAGAAGCCCTTGGAACGATTGCTGAACatctggcaggagaggagtgtgTATGGCAGCGAGTTCATCCAGCAGCTCAAACTGTCTATGGAAGACTCTAACAGCCCCCAAACGAAAG ttgcagaggagaagaaatCTTTAAAGCGAACCTTCCAACAAATacaagaggaagaagatgatGATTACCCTGGGAGCTACTCACCCCAAGACCCCAGTGCTGGGCCACTGCTG ACTGAGGATTTGATCAAAGCCCTACAAGACCTGGAAAATGCAGCATCAGGAGATGCGACAGTGCGGCAAAAAATCGCTTCCCTGCCTCAGGAAGTTCAAGATGTTTCATTACTGGAGAAAATTACAG ACAAAGAGGCTGCGGAGCGGCTGTCGAAGACGGTGGACGAGGCGTGTCTGCTGCTGGCCGAGTACAACGGGCGCCTGGCGGCCGAGCTGGAGGACCGGCGCCAGCTGGCCAGGATGCTCATCGAGTACACCCAGAACCAGAAGGATGTGCTCacggagaaggagaagaagctGGAG GAATATAAACAGAAGCTTGCTCGGGTAACCCAAGTGCGAAAGGAGCTGAAATCTCACATCCAGAGCCTTCCAGACCTGTCGCTGCTGCCCAATGTCACAGGAGGTCTGGCACCTCTGCCATCTGCTGGGGACCTGTTTTCAACAGACTAA
- the RPRD1B gene encoding regulation of nuclear pre-mRNA domain-containing protein 1B isoform X2, with amino-acid sequence MVAHALRPPAARPGSLRRSVRCRPSARGGVRARAAILWWRPRRVVVGEAAPRPPRGRSSPGLMSSFSESALEKKLSELSNSQQSVQTLSLWLIHHRKHAGPIVAVWHRELRKAKSSRKLTFLYLANDVIQNSKRKGPEFTREFESVLVDAFSHVAREADEGCKKPLERLLNIWQERSVYGSEFIQQLKLSMEDSNSPQTKVAEEKKSLKRTFQQIQEEEDDDYPGSYSPQDPSAGPLLTEDLIKALQDLENAASGDATVRQKIASLPQEVQDVSLLEKITDKEAAERLSKTVDEACLLLAEYNGRLAAELEDRRQLARMLIEYTQNQKDVLTEKEKKLEELLCFDVWRR; translated from the exons ATGGTTGCGCATGCGCTGAGGCCGCCCGCCGCGCGGCCCGGCTCCCTCCGGCGCTCCGTACGATGCCGCCCCTCGGCCCGCGGCGGGGTCAGGGCGCGGGCGGCCATCTTGTGGTGGCGGCCCCGGCGGGTTGTTGTCGGTGAGGCCGCGCCGCGCCCCCCCCGCGGGCGGAGCAGCCCCGGCCTCATGTCCTCCTTCTCGGAGTCGGCGCTGGAGAAGAAGCTGTCGGAGCTCAGCAACTCCCAGCAGAGCGTGCAGACGCTCTCGCTGTGGCTCATCCACCACCGCAAGCACGCTGGGCCCATCGTCGCCGTGTGGCACCGGGAGCTCCGCAAAG caAAATCGAGTAGGAAACTTACTTTCCTGTATTTAGCAAACGATGTCATCCAGAACAGTAAGAGGAAAGGTCCTGAATTTACCAGGGAATTTGAATCTGTTCTCGTGGATGCATTTTCTCACGTTGCCAG AGAAGCAGATGAGGGCTGCAAGAAGCCCTTGGAACGATTGCTGAACatctggcaggagaggagtgtgTATGGCAGCGAGTTCATCCAGCAGCTCAAACTGTCTATGGAAGACTCTAACAGCCCCCAAACGAAAG ttgcagaggagaagaaatCTTTAAAGCGAACCTTCCAACAAATacaagaggaagaagatgatGATTACCCTGGGAGCTACTCACCCCAAGACCCCAGTGCTGGGCCACTGCTG ACTGAGGATTTGATCAAAGCCCTACAAGACCTGGAAAATGCAGCATCAGGAGATGCGACAGTGCGGCAAAAAATCGCTTCCCTGCCTCAGGAAGTTCAAGATGTTTCATTACTGGAGAAAATTACAG ACAAAGAGGCTGCGGAGCGGCTGTCGAAGACGGTGGACGAGGCGTGTCTGCTGCTGGCCGAGTACAACGGGCGCCTGGCGGCCGAGCTGGAGGACCGGCGCCAGCTGGCCAGGATGCTCATCGAGTACACCCAGAACCAGAAGGATGTGCTCacggagaaggagaagaagctGGAG GAACTGCTGTGCTTTGATGTTTGGAGAAGGTGA
- the RPRD1B gene encoding regulation of nuclear pre-mRNA domain-containing protein 1B isoform X3, which produces MVAHALRPPAARPGSLRRSVRCRPSARGGVRARAAILWWRPRRVVVGEAAPRPPRGRSSPGLMSSFSESALEKKLSELSNSQQSVQTLSLWLIHHRKHAGPIVAVWHRELRKVAEEKKSLKRTFQQIQEEEDDDYPGSYSPQDPSAGPLLTEDLIKALQDLENAASGDATVRQKIASLPQEVQDVSLLEKITDKEAAERLSKTVDEACLLLAEYNGRLAAELEDRRQLARMLIEYTQNQKDVLTEKEKKLEEYKQKLARVTQVRKELKSHIQSLPDLSLLPNVTGGLAPLPSAGDLFSTD; this is translated from the exons ATGGTTGCGCATGCGCTGAGGCCGCCCGCCGCGCGGCCCGGCTCCCTCCGGCGCTCCGTACGATGCCGCCCCTCGGCCCGCGGCGGGGTCAGGGCGCGGGCGGCCATCTTGTGGTGGCGGCCCCGGCGGGTTGTTGTCGGTGAGGCCGCGCCGCGCCCCCCCCGCGGGCGGAGCAGCCCCGGCCTCATGTCCTCCTTCTCGGAGTCGGCGCTGGAGAAGAAGCTGTCGGAGCTCAGCAACTCCCAGCAGAGCGTGCAGACGCTCTCGCTGTGGCTCATCCACCACCGCAAGCACGCTGGGCCCATCGTCGCCGTGTGGCACCGGGAGCTCCGCAAAG ttgcagaggagaagaaatCTTTAAAGCGAACCTTCCAACAAATacaagaggaagaagatgatGATTACCCTGGGAGCTACTCACCCCAAGACCCCAGTGCTGGGCCACTGCTG ACTGAGGATTTGATCAAAGCCCTACAAGACCTGGAAAATGCAGCATCAGGAGATGCGACAGTGCGGCAAAAAATCGCTTCCCTGCCTCAGGAAGTTCAAGATGTTTCATTACTGGAGAAAATTACAG ACAAAGAGGCTGCGGAGCGGCTGTCGAAGACGGTGGACGAGGCGTGTCTGCTGCTGGCCGAGTACAACGGGCGCCTGGCGGCCGAGCTGGAGGACCGGCGCCAGCTGGCCAGGATGCTCATCGAGTACACCCAGAACCAGAAGGATGTGCTCacggagaaggagaagaagctGGAG GAATATAAACAGAAGCTTGCTCGGGTAACCCAAGTGCGAAAGGAGCTGAAATCTCACATCCAGAGCCTTCCAGACCTGTCGCTGCTGCCCAATGTCACAGGAGGTCTGGCACCTCTGCCATCTGCTGGGGACCTGTTTTCAACAGACTAA